A single genomic interval of Helianthus annuus cultivar XRQ/B chromosome 13, HanXRQr2.0-SUNRISE, whole genome shotgun sequence harbors:
- the LOC110898653 gene encoding uncharacterized protein LOC110898653: protein MASSQMSLLIVALLALTASTSAIPTIYDLVNQFGFPSGILPDSVESYSIAPSDGGAYTFAVYLKKPCYVKYDYLVHFESEITGKISNGQITELKGLKAQSLWFWLSIDQIKMDGSSLQFTLGLLTVKSDISFFEAIPTCKDKALAACDQSTNKLISQLPLKLE from the exons ATGGCTTCTTCCCAGATGTCTCTTCTTATTGTCGCCCTACTCGCACTCACCGCTTCAACCTCTGCAATCCCAACCATATACGATTTGGTTAACCAATTCGGATTCCCGTCTGGCATTCTGCCTGATTCCGTCGAATCTTACTCCATAGCCCCATCAGACGGGggagcctacaccttcgctgtcTACCTTAAGAAACCATGCTACGTCAAGTACGATTACCTTGTTCACTTCGAAAGTGAGATCACTGGAAAGATCAGCAACGGTCAGATTACGGAGCTGAAAGGGCTCAAGGCTCAATCACTTTGGTTTTGGTTAAGCATTGACCAGATCAAAATGGATGGCAGCAGCCTCCAGTTCACTCTTGGGCTTTTGACTGTAAAGTCTGATATCTCATTCTTTGAGGCCATTCCTACTTGCAAAGACAAGGCCCTTGCTGCTTGTGATCAATCTACCAATAAACTTATCTCTCAG CTTCCACTTAAATTGGAGTAG
- the LOC110898652 gene encoding uncharacterized protein LOC110898652: MASSQMSLLIVALLALTASTSAIPTIYDLVNQFGFPSGILPDSVESYSIAPSDGGAYTFAVYLKKPCYVKYDYLVHFESEITGKISNGQITELKGLKAQSLWFWLSIDQIKMDGSSLQFTLGLLTVKSDISFFEAIPTCKDKALAACDQSTNKLISQLPLKLE; this comes from the exons ATGGCTTCTTCCCAAATGTCTCTTCTTATTGTCGCCCTACTCGCACTCACTGCTTCAACCTCTGCAATCCCAACGATATACGATCTCGTCAACCAATTTGGATTCCCGTCTGGCATTCTGCCTGATTCTGTCGAATCTTACTCCATAGCCCCATCAGATGGGGGCGCTTACACCTTCGCCGTTTACCTTAAGAAACCATGCTACGTCAAGTACGATTACCTTGTTCACTTTGAAAGTGAGATCACTGGAAAGATCAGCAACGGTCAAATTACCGAGCTGAAAGGGCTCAAGGCTCAATCACTTTGGTTTTGGTTAAGCATTGACCAGATCAAAATGGATGGCAGCAGCCTCCAGTTCACTCTTGGGCTTTTGACTGTAAAGTCTGATATCTCATTCTTTGAGGCCATTCCTACTTGCAAAGACAAGGCTCTTGCTGCTTGTGATCAATCTACCAATAAACTTATCTCTCAG CTTCCACTTAAGTTGGAGTAG